The following coding sequences lie in one Zingiber officinale cultivar Zhangliang chromosome 2B, Zo_v1.1, whole genome shotgun sequence genomic window:
- the LOC122047437 gene encoding cysteine proteinase inhibitor A-like, with protein sequence MEEQKPGGIHDSDESTQNSAEIEGLALFAVQQYNKTANGPPVELERVVKVKEQVVAGVMYYLTLEVKEGEEKKLYEAKVWVKPWMNFKELQEFNPVETQSQVDAAAAAAAAAAAVIN encoded by the exons ATGGAGGAGCAGAAGCCGGGAGGAATCCACGACTCCGATGAATCCACTCAGAATAGCGCAGAGATCGAAGGTCTTGCTCTCTTCGCCGTTCAACAATACAACAAGACGGCG AATGGTCCTCCAGTGGAGCTGGAGAGGGTGGTGAAAGTGAAGGAGCAGGTGGTGGCCGGTGTGATGTACTACCTCACGCTGGAGGTGAAGGAGGGCGAGGAGAAGAAGCTGTATGAAGCCAAAGTCTGGGTGAAGCCATGGATGAACTTCAAGGAGCTGCAAGAGTTCAATCCTGTAGAAACACAAAGTCAAGTtgatgctgctgctgctgctgctgctgctgctgctgcagtAATTAATTAA